The Magnolia sinica isolate HGM2019 chromosome 10, MsV1, whole genome shotgun sequence genome includes a window with the following:
- the LOC131257376 gene encoding probable disease resistance protein At1g58602, translating into MQCFLKDADAKQEGDERVKSWVRNVRDVAYYAEDVIDTFVFKISPSRQRGRIRRYVFIFNELIALHKVGLEIERIKNKIHMISESRLAYGIENIGQGALTSSSSLSLQDWRLTSPLAQEPDFVGFEKDLEILVDRLIEGERRCVVSVVGMGGLGKATLTKNVYNDSRVKTHFDSCAWISVSQEYGVRDLLQNIINCYMVLSEEELKKVEKMNVFQLRHKISEYLQEKRYLMVLDDTWTIEAWDSLKDAFPDMKNGSRVMITTRNKDVALHADARSTPYELQFLGTNECWELLCRKTFPGQDTGCPQDLEQLGREIVAKCHGLPLAIVVIGGLFSRKEPWEWETVHKSISWQFVEGQPQISRIFSLSYRNLPYYLKPRFLYLGIFPEDYEFRAKKLIQLWAAEGLLQQRGNETLEEVGNDCLKELIQRSMIQLVKRRSSGGIKSCRIHDLLRDLSISEAKEDKLLQVHHENMNAFSTSTACRLAIHHNVLREYTSLKSSTPRLRSVFIYTQVIDRLEGKQEKFLYRGFKLLRVLDLHNVGIKKLPNEIGVLIHLRYFGCTKTNLERLPYSIGNLHNLQILTVTTYNYVLIIPSAVEKMQQLRHVQVKSLYGGYGVIEGHPHLDQIINLQTLSYVKAGKWMYACLGMLTDLRKLGIEFDYIGREYVDIFYESIVKLNCLESLMVRGRHLPSKFPFRSLLKLSKLFLEGELDMLPEYTEFPTNLTKLTLKYSRLKQDPLASLEKLRNLRILRVDGSFAAFTRVEMACSAQQFPRLESLHLERLYGLEEWRVEEGAMPILLLLRIDKSPQWKKLPEGLQYVTTLKILEFWSMPDEFKERLREDGGEDWHKIQHVGTVNIHY; encoded by the coding sequence ATGCAATGCTTCCTAAAAGACGCAGATGCCAAACAAGAAGGAGATGAAAGAGTGAAAAGCTGGGTGCGGAATGTGAGAGATGTCGCATACTATGCTGAGGACGTCATCGACACCTTCGTCTTCAAGATATCACCTTCGAGGCAAAGAGGACGCATTAGAAGGTACGTTTTCATCTTCAATGAGTTGATAGCTCTCCATAAGGTGGGCTTGGAGATCGAACGGATAAAGAATAAAATCCATATGATCTCTGAAAGTCGGTTGGCTTATGGAATTGAAAATATAGGCCAGGGAGCATTGACGAGCTCCTCCAGTCTAAGCCTCCAAGACTGGAGGCTCACTTCTCCTCTTGCTCAAGAACCAGATTTTGTTGGCTTTGAAAAAGATTTGGAGATACTGGTGGACCGATTGATAGAGGGAGAGCGCCGTTGTGTTGTTTCTGTAGTTGGAATGGGTGGTCTCGGTAAGGCCACTCTTACCAAGAATGTTTATAACGACAGCCGTGTTAAGACACATTTTGACTCTTGCGCATGGATCTCTGTATCGCAAGAGTATGGTGTGAGAGATCTTCTTCAGAACATCATAAATTGCTATATGGTGCTCTCAGAAGAAGAGCTCAAGAAGGTGGAGAAAATGAACGTCTTTCAGCTGAGGCATAAAATTTCTGAGTATTTGCAAGAGAAGAGATACCTGATGGTATTAGATGATACCTGGACAATCGAAGCATGGGATTCTCTCAAGGATGCTTTCCCGGATATGAAGAATGGAAGCAGGGTCATGATCACCACGCGCAACAAAGATGTTGCTTTACATGCTGATGCACGAAGCACGCCGTATGAATTGCAATTTTTAGGAACAAATGAGTGCTGGGAATTGTTGTGTAGGAAAACATTCCCAGGACAAGATACTGGTTGCCCTCAGGATTTGGAGCAGTTAGGAAGAGAGATTGTGGCAAAATGCCATGGTCTACCTCTTGCAATTGTAGTCATTGGAGGGCTCTTTTCCAGGAAAGAACCATGGGAGTGGGAAACTGTACACAAGAGCATTAGCTGGCAATTTGTTGAAGGACAACCCCAAATCTCTAGAATATTCTCTTTGAGTTATAGAAATCTTCCCTATTACTTGAAACCACGTTTTCTTTACTTGGGCATTTTTCCAGAAGACTATGAGTTCCGGGCTAAGAAACTGATTCAATTGTGGGCCGCAGAAGGGTTATTGCAGCAGAGAGGAAATGAAACGCTAGAAGAGGTGGGAAATGATTGTCTAAAAGAGTTGATTCAGCGAAGTATGATTCAACTTGTGAAAAGAAGATCAAGTGGAGGTATTAAAAGTTGCCGTATTCATGATCTTTTGCGGGATCTTTCCATATCAGAAGCAAAGGAAGATAAGCTTCTCCAAGTTCATCATGAGAATATGAATGCTTTCTCCACATCTACAGCCTGTCGACTCGCAATTCACCATAATGTGTTAAGAGAGTACACTTCCTTAAAATCTTCCACTCCACGCCTTCGATCTGTGTTCATCTACACCCAAGTCATTGATAGGCTCGAAGGTAAACAAGAGAAATTTCTTTATAGAGGCTTTAAATTGCTCAGGGTGTTAGATCTACACAATGTAGGGATAAAAAAGCTACCGAATGAGATAGGTGTACTGATTCACTTAAGATACTTCGGGTGTACCAAGACTAATTTAGAAAGACTCCCATACTCAATAGGCAATCTTCACAATTTACAAATCCTAACTGTAACAACTTATAACTACGTCCTCATCATACCCAGTGCAGTGGAGAAGATGCAACAGTTAAGACATGTCCAAGTGAAAAGCCTATATGGAGGTTACGGTGTGATAGAAGGGCACCCACACCTCGACCAGATAATTAACCTCCAAACTCTATCATATGTAAAGGCTGGCAAGTGGATGTATGCTTGCTTGGGAATGCTCACCGATCTTAGAAAACTAGGAATAGAATTCGATTATATAGGAAGAGAATATGTTGATATATTTTATGAATCCATTGTCAAATTGAACTGCTTGGAGTCGTTGATGGTGAGGGGACGCCACTTACCGTCAAAATTCCCTTTTAGAAGTCTTCTCAAGTTAAGTAAGTTGTTTTTGGAAGGAGAGTTGGATATGTTACCTGAGTATACTGAGTTCCCCACAAACCTCACCAAGCTCACCTTGAAATACTCCCGTTTAAAGCAAGACCCACTGGCTTCGTTGGAAAAGCTGAGAAACCTTCGCATTCTCAGAGTAGATGGTTCATTCGCTGCATTCACCAGAGTGGAGATGGCTTGCTCTGCACAACAGTTTCCTCGACTTGAATCCTTACATCTTGAGCGGTTATATGGATTAGAGGAGTGGAGAGTGGAGGAAGGGGCTATGCCTATTCTTTTACTTTTACGGATTGATAAATCCCCACAATGGAAGAAGCTTCCGGAAGGGCTGCAATACGTGACTACACTCAAGATACTGGAATTCTGGAGCATGCCTGATGAATTCAAGGAAAGGCTTAGAGAAGATGGGGGAGAGGATTGGCATAAGATTCAGCACGTTGGCACCGTCAACATACACTACTAA
- the LOC131258099 gene encoding ubiquitin C-terminal hydrolase 12-like, with protein sequence MKSSSRRAKSTDKKGQGFMVEVQINPILGIPSRYLELLQFVLDHVEDKRVEYLVETSDILYYEMLDIPLPELRGLKTLKVAFHHSTKDEVVIHTIRLPKQSTVGDVINDLKTKVELSHPNARLRLLEAFCHKIYKEMELASHDISVGNV encoded by the exons ATGAAATCATCAAGTAGAAGAGCCAAAAGCACAGATAAAAAG GGACAAGGCTTCATGGTTGAGGTTCAGATAAATCCAATCTTAGGCATACCTTCCAGATATCTG GAATTGCTGCAATTTGTTCTAGATCATGTTGAAGATAAGAGGGTGGAATATTTGGTTGAG ACTTCCGATATCCTGTATTATGAAATGTTGGACATTCCTTTGCCAGAATTGCGAGGCTTGAAAACTCTGAAAGTTGCTTTCCATCACTCCACTAAAGATGAG GTGGTTATTCACACTATTAGATTGCCCAAACAGAGTACTGTAGGGGATGTAATCAACGACTTGAAAACCAAG GTTGAGCTGTCTCATCCCAATGCCAGGCTTCGACTGCTTGAGGCTTTCTGtcacaagatatacaag GAAATGGAACTAGCCAGCCATGATATCTCTGTGGGCAAT GTTTGA